One window from the genome of Calliopsis andreniformis isolate RMS-2024a chromosome 12, iyCalAndr_principal, whole genome shotgun sequence encodes:
- the LOC143185496 gene encoding vacuole membrane protein 1: protein MLENTTAIQRVKDSTPVNGAQQIIGDKKSPTPFSDDQNNSNESCIDSEYLTLWKHPITTLNYFFRELFINIFNLGKKTLHYRRTVWSVVSIIVLFLILSRIVGPHQQILKAWETKVLWWLYWIGLGVLSSVGLGTGLHTFVLYLGPHIAAVTMAAYECGALNFPEPPYPDQITCPTTIDPLWTAGILNIMRKVRVEAMLWGAGTALGELPPYFMARAARTSRQNNKNEKFDQEDLKELEALEALENGENVSLLIRIKLSMKHFVQKAGFWGILACASIPNPLFDLAGLTCGHYLIPFWTFFGATLIGKAVIKMHIQQLAVIIAFNEELLDKFIKLLAIVPFIGSKFQEPLKKYLIEQKQKLHDKTSVDGTTTISWLFDKFVMLMVCYFLVTIIHALARNYHRKRTKQSID, encoded by the exons ATGTTGGAAAACACCACTGCCATTCAACGTGTAAAGGATTCAACTCCTGTTAATGGTGCTCAACAAATCATAGGAGACAAAAAATCACCTACACCATTTTCAGATGATCAAAATAATTCAAATGAATCTTGTATAGATTCTGAATACTTAACACTATGGAAACATCCAATCACAACATTGAATTACTTCTTCCGAGAACTCTTTATTAATATATTCAACCTAGGAAAAAAGACATTACATTATAGAAGGACAGTATGGAGTGTAGTATcaataattgttttatttcTGATACTAAGTAGAATTGTTGGTCCACATCAACAG aTTTTAAAGGCATGGGAAACAAAAGTACTGTGGTGGTTATATTGGATAGGTTTAGGTGTTCTTTCGAGTGTAGGTCTTGGTACAGGCTTACATACTTTTGTACTTTATTTAGGACCACATATAGCAGCTGTTACTATGGCTGCATATGAATGTGGTGCTCTTAACTTTCCTGAACCACCATATCCAGATCAAATAACATGTCCAACAACAATTGATCCACTATGGACTGCAGGAATATTAAACATTATGAGAAAAGTACGTGTAGAAGCTATGCTTTGGGGTGCTGGTACTGCTCTTGGTGAATTACCACCATATTTTATGGCTAGAGCAGCTCGAACTAGTcgacaaaataataaaaatgaaaaattcgatCAAGAAGATTTGAAAGAATTAGAAGCTTTAGAGGCTCTAGAAAATGGAGAGAATGTATCATTGCTGATACGTATTAAACTTAGTATGAAACATTTTGTACAAAAAGCAGGTTTCTGGGGGATTCTTGCTTGTGCTTCA ATTCCTAATCCGCTGTTTGATCTTGCTGGTTTGACCTGTGGTCATTATTTAATtcccttttggacattttttggTGCAACACTTATAGGAAAGGCTGTTATAAAGATGCACATTCAGCAACTTGCAGTAATTATAGCATTCAACGAGGAACTTTTAGATAAATTTATCAAATTGTTGGCAATTGTACCATTTATTGGTTCCAAATTCCAAGAACCATTGAAAAAGTATCTTATTGAACAGAAGCAAAAATTACATGACAAAACATCTGTG GATGGAACAACAACAATTTCATGGTTATTTGATAAGTTTGTAATGTTAATGGTATGTTACTTTTTAgtaacaattattcatgctttggCAAGGAATTATCATCGTAAACGAACCAAGCAATCTATAGATTAA
- the Nd-23 gene encoding NADH dehydrogenase (ubiquinone) 23 kDa subunit — MTSLKIMQPSVKLFQTIPKILTIPIYRNKYYSVYKDDEKTGDSWNDIADKTVQKAFLLEIFRGMGIALSNVFREPATINYPFEKGPLSPRFRGEHALRRYPSGEERCIACKLCEAICPAQAITIEAEERADGSRRTTRYDIDMSKCIYCGFCQEACPVDAIVEGPNFEFSTETHEEMLYNKEKLLNNGDKWESEIASNIHADHLYR; from the exons ATGACATCTCTCAAAATTATGCAACCAA GTGTAAAACTGTTTCAGACTATTCCAAAGATTTTAACTATACCTATCTATCGAAATAAATATTACTCTGTTTATAAAGATGATGAGAAAACTGGAGACAGTTGGAATGACATTGCAGACAAAACAGTTCAAAAAGCATTTTTGCTAGAAATTTTCCGTGGAATGGGTATCGCATTATCCAATGTTTTTAGAGAACCAGCGACAATAAATTACCCATTCGAAAAAGGTCCATTGAGTCCAAGATTTAGAGGAGAACATGCATTAAGGAG ATATCCTTCAGGAGAAGAAAGGTGTATTGCATGTAAATTGTGTGAAGCAATCTGTCCAGCACAAGCTATTACTATTGAAGCAGAAGAAAGAGCTGACGGTTCTCGACGTACAACAAGATATGATATAGATATGTCTAAATGTATTTATTGTGGTTTCTGTCAGGAAGCTTGCCCAGTTGATGCGATTGTAGAG gGTCCGAATTTCGAATTTTCTACAGAGACACATGAAGAAATGTTATATAATAAGGAAAAACTTTTAAATAATGGAGACAAATGGGAATCAGAAATTGCTAGTAATATTCACGCAGATCATCTATATCGTTAA